The DNA segment ACATTTAACTTTGTTCCTTTATAAAAGCTTTTATTACATTAGCCGCGGTTATTTTATGCTGAAAATGGGTAAAACCTGATTTTACTCTTGGTTTTAAATCGTGATCGCCATCCTCAACAAAGTGAACAGTAATATTATTTGCTAAATCATAATCCAAAATATCGGCTTTATTACCTAGAGGATCTCTGTCACCTTGCACTATTACAACTGGCTTATCAGCTTCCTGCAAAGGCTCTAAACGGAGTTTTTCTGGTTTTTTCTGTGGGTGAAACGGATAACCAATACACACAACGCCATTCACTTTTTCTTCACCGGCAACCATAGCGGCTACCCTAGACCCCATAGATTTACCGCCGATAAACAAAGGTAGCTCTGCAGAGTATTGCTTAATTCGTTCAATATAACTTTCTTTCAATACATCCATTTTTCCTGGTGGACGTCGTTTACCATCAATTAAGCGTTGTTGCATGTAAGGAAAATTAAAACGTATTACGTTTATCTCACGTTCGTTTAACAGCTGAGTAAATTCGGTCATAAACGCACTATCCATATTCGCGCCTGCACCATGGGCAAATATCAAGGTTGCAACAGCACCATCAACCAAATTTTGTTGAATTGATAAGTCATCAGTAATTGGCATTACCCTATTTCTCCATTCTCTATGTCACTTTCTTCTACAGCAATAGTGTTTAATACCCATTGACGAAATTGGTTAATTCTTCCCGTATCAAGCTGTTCATCTCTACAAACAATATAAAATGCATCCTGATTCACTAATACATGAGAAAATGGTGCAATTAAACGACCAGCTTCAATATCTGGTTTTGCCAAGATGTTATTTACTAGTGCGACACCCTGGCCATGAATTGCAGCTTGCATAACCAACGCTGAATGGCTAAATATCGGTCCTTGATTTAGATTGCTTGTTTGAGTATTTATACTTTTAAACCACCGTTTCCAATCTTTCCTTGATGAATCGTGCAATAGCGTATGATGCTCTAAATCAGCAGCGTTAACTATTGGCCTTTCACTTGTCAGCATTAACGGCGAACAAACTGGAATTAAATATTCAGTTAATATTTTATCTGAGACTACGTTAGGCCATGGACCACGCCCATAATAAAATGCAACATCAACATCACTGGTGAGCGTGTCATCGTCGTTATCAGCCGCTTTAATTCGTACATCAATGTCTGGATGATGTTTATTGAAATCAGTCAAACGTGGCACTAGCCATTGAATGGCTAAACTTGGCTGAATAGAAACGGTTATCGTCCCCTTCTCACTTTTTGCTAATAACTTTTGTGTTGCGTCATGCAGAGAAACAAAAATATCTTTTATGTCTAAAAAGTAAGACTGACCTTCTTCGGTGAGTAACAGAGATCTATTTTTTCGCATAAACAGCTTTAAACCAAGATGCGCTTCTAACGATTTTATTTGATGAGAAATTGCAGCTTGAGTGACGAATAACTCTGCAGACGCTTTTGTAAAGCTCAACAGACGTGCGGATGCTTCAAAGGCTTTTAGTGCATTAAGAGGTGGTAGTCGATTAGACATAGGCTAAGTTGTTTTTATTCATTATATTTTCTAATGCGTAATTATAAAGTAACTCTTGCTTGTGTGCTATTAAAGTAACGCTTCCCAAAAAATTCAAACAGGCAACTACCGACATGAAAGTTTATTCTAAGAATAATAAATCTATATTAATCTGAAGGTTACAAACTATTACATTACTAAACAATCCATTACTTGTTAATTTTATGTTGCACTGGTTTAATAGCACCATATTAATTAAGAGGCTTAAGTCATGAAAAAGAACACAAATACTATTATCGCTATCGCAACTGCTGCAGTATTACCATTTTTTGCTTTTAATGCTGCTGCTGAAGACAGTGCTGTTACTCACGCACAAGCTCAACAAATTCGAATCGCTGCAATTAGCGTAGAAGACAACCTAGAAGCAATGCGTTTAGAAATGAACGAAGAGCAAAATGTTGAAATCACTGCTATGACTCAACTTAATGAAGAGCAAATTGATCTTGAAGTTGAACGTGACCTTGAAAACAACGAAGAGTATCAAGAGTTAATTGCTGATTAATTCAGTAAAGACTACCTATTGGTAAACCATGGTCAAATAGAATTTATTTGTCAATGAAGTTACAAACTTAAAGCCGTCCATGGCAGTTTGCATTCCTTCATCCATGAAGTTACAAACTTAAAGCCGTCCATGGCAGTTTGCATTCCTTCATCCATGAAGTAAAAAGCGCCTTAATAGGCGCTTTTTTGTTTTAAATAATTAGCAGAATATCTAAAGTAGAAATTTTCTAATCCAAATGTTAATTAGGCGCGAACAACCCACGCCAAAAAACACTTTGTATCATTCACATTATTAAACTTCAATAACTGTGAACAAGTTTGATCTGTCACCACAATATTGTGTTTATTGACAGAGATTGATTGTATTGGCGATTTAATTGAATAAATCTTGCCATTATATGTATATGACATAATAAAACTCTTTTTAATTAGCGCGATACTTTTTGACGTATTGGCGCATGAATATGAAAAGCTTTTTATTGTTTGAACTAGTCGCAATGTAGCATTGTGCTATAAGTACGACGATTATAATTTTTTAAAAATTAAAACAACAGTATGATCGAGACTTTGCTCGATAACTCAGACAACGTTAAGCTTTTTGTTTTGCGTGATGACTGACTGTGAAAGGGAAAGACATAACATTAATTATCGCAGTGATAATTGGTTAAATAAACAAGATGGGAATAGTTAACAACGCAACTCTATAGATATTTGTATATAAAGTAAACATTTATTTATAACACCTATACAAAATTTGCATTTTACGTTCATAAAATAAAGGCTGCATAGTGCAGCCTTGTATTAAATCAAGATTGTATAAAGCTAGTCAGTGATTAATGGCTCAAACGATTTCACTAAGTCATCAACTGCTTTCATTTGTACTAAATAGTTTTCCAATGCATGCAATGGTAGTGCACAAGGACCGTCACAAAGGGCTTCATCAGGGTTCTCATGAGCTTCAATGAATAAACCTGCAATACCCAACGCCATACCACTTCGAGCTAACTGTGCGGCTTGAGCACGGCGCCCATCAGCAGAATCACTTCTACCGCCTGGCTTTTGTAGTGCATGAGTCGCATCAAAAATAACTGGCGCCATTGTAGTCATCTCATCCATCGCAAGCATATCAACAACCAAGTTGTTATATCCGTAGCAACTACCGCGCTCACATAAGATAACGTTTTCATTACCCGCTTCGCTGAACTTGTTAATGATATGGCGCATTTCATGAGCAGCTAAAAACTGTGGTTTTTTCACATTTACAACAGCATTAGTTTTTGCCATCGCCACAACTAAGTCAGTTTGACGAGCCAAAAATGCAGGCAGTTGAATAACATCAACAACTTCAGAGACCGGTTGTGCTTGGTAAGTTTCATGCACATCAGTGATAATTGGTACGTTAAAAGTAGACTTTATTTCTTCAAATATTTTTAAACCAGCATCCATTCCTGGACCTCGAAATGAGTTCACTGACGAGCGATTGGCTTTATCAAAAGAAGCCTTAAATACATAAGGGATACCAAGCTTCGTTGTTACTTCAACATAATGCTCTGCGATTTTCATTGCCATATCGCGAGATTCCAGCACATTCATACCGCCAAACAACACGAACGGCTTGTTGTTATCAACACTTACGTTAGCAAAATCTATCGTTTGTAAACCCATGAGAAATCCTTATTAAGAAACAACTTGTAAAATTTGGCCACATAACCACGCCATATATGTACCTACTGTATAGCCTAAAACAGCTAATAAAACACCTACCGGAGCTAAAGATGGGTGGAACGCTGATGCAACAATAGGTGCAGAGGCTGCGCCACCAACATTGGCCTGGCTACCTACAGCCATATAAAACAGTGGTGCTTTGATTAGTTTAGCGACAAATAACATAAGACTCGCGTGTATTATCATCCAAATAGCACCTATAACGAAATAAATCGGCGCTTCAACAATCATGGTAACGTCCATCTTCATACCAATTGAAGCTATAAGAATATATAACATTACCGAGCCAACTTTACTGGCACCTACACCTTCAAGTTTACGTAAACGAGTAAATGACAAAATAATACCAACAGTAGTGGCAAATACTATCATCCAGAAAAATTTACTATGGAAAGATAATTTGTCCAGTTCAGGAAAGTTCGTCACCATATAAGGCGTAATGGCATCGGCAAAGATGTGAGCAAAACCAGTTACACCAAAGCCAATGGCTAAAATAATCATTAAATCATGAAGTGCAGGATTACGAGAGTGCTCAGCATGGAAGTTTTCTACTCTTTCTTTTAAACGAGTAATAGCTGATGTGTCTGCTCCAGCTTTTTCATCAATTTGTTTTGCATTCGATGCCATAACTAATAGGATTGCCATCCAAATATTAGCAACAATGACATCAACGGTGATCATTGCAGAGAAAATTTTGTCTCCTGCCCCGTAAATTTCCTTCATTGCGGCTTGGTTAGCGCCACCACCAATCCAACTACCGGCAACAGTCGTTAAACCACGCCATACCGCTTCAGGCCCATCTACACCAAGAACTCCTGGAGCAAAACTGGCTACAATCATTAATGCAATCGGGCCGCCCAATACAATACCAACGGTACCAGTAAAGAACATAATTACTGCTTTTTTACCTAAGCCGGCAATTGCCTTTAAATCAACACTTAACGTTAATAACACCAAACAGGTTGGTAATAAGTATCGAGATGCAACAAAGTAAAGGTTCGACTCTTCACCACTAATTACACCAAAGGTATTTAGTAAAGACGGTAAAAAGTAACATAATAATACGGCTGGAACGATGGTATAAAATCGCTTCCATTTAGGGTTACTGCTATTAGCGGTATAAAAAACCAAACCAAGTAAAATGGCCAATAAACCAAGGACTGAAGCATCGTTAGTGATTAACGCTTGATTATGCATGTGTTCTCCGAAAATGAAATTATAGTCTCCCCTTCATGTAAAAAAGGGATAGTGTAGTTTTTGCTAATGAATAACAGTATCTATACTGCTAATCATATCTAATTGCATTTGTAATATTTTAGCTTGTGGATCTTTAGGACAACGCTCAACAAAATACTGATAGTCATCGAAAGCTACTTTAAAGCAATCAAGTTGCTGTAATAAAAAACCACGATCACGTCGATGATACGGATCATTTGGGTTTAATGCCAATATTAACTCAACACATTGTAATGCTTCAGAAAACATTTGTTCTCTGATCAATGAGTTTTTCAAAGATATTAAATATTGAACAATTAAATTTTTATCACTAATAGCCTCTAAAGTAACATGTTCGTTTGGATTTTCATCATTATTCAATCGTTGGTCAAGCTCATGCCAATTAATTGGTGTGCCATCTAAACAATTAAAAATAATGGCATAGTCTTCATCACAAACAATACGCAACATTACTTCATTAGGTACATAAACGGCATCCACTTGAAAGCCACAGCAACGAATAATATGCAAAAGAAGTAAATTCTTTAGTGCTGGAGCCATCGAACGAAACGCCATTCCGTCGTTAAGCTGATGAGTATTAACAGGCCAACTTGGTCGCGGATGATCAACAAAGAGTTGTTCAACAAAAATTAAGTTTAATAAACGCTCTGCTCGGTCTAATGCATCATCTATACTTTCAATCTCTGATTGAAACAAATGCACAAACTCATTTATATCAGCCATATTTTCTACGATGGCTGATTCGTCTAAGCCCAGTAAACTTTTCTCAATTAAGTTAACGGCTTGCATTGCATTAATGTGGTCTGAGTTTAACTCAGACAATAATAAATCTTTCATCAAAATAAGAAGTTTTGTTTAGTCATTGCTATTCGAGCAATTAAAATTACCCAGCCCATCGCACCAAGATAACCAATAACCTGCATGGTTTTATTGCGAGCTAATTTTAATGTGTAATAGCCAGTAAATATATAAGCTGCAACTGCAACTAATTTTTCAGTCATCCAATCTACCTGCCCGGGGTATAAAGAATACTGAATCACCATAATTATTCCTAAAGTAAAGAGTAATGTATCGATAATGTGCGGACTTATTTTCAACCATTTCTGCTTTAGCTTTTCAGGGTTGGTCATCAAAAGGGCAAAACGGAATGTAAAAAACGCCACACTAATGGCGGCAAGAAGCATATGTAGATGTTTCATTGTACGGGTAGAAACCTTTAGATTAACAAAGCAGAAAAATTTGGCGCTAGAATAACATATAGCTGTGCTAGCTCAAAGTGCAAGATGCGTCTTGGTGCTTGTATGGTATTAAACAGCTACTTTCAGGCACAGAACTTATGTTGTTAACAAGGTTGATTTTCAAACTGTTTTAATTGCTTTTTTGTGCGAATAACTTCGATGTTCATTAATTAAGCAAGGCTTGCTAGATCACGGTTTAATTGGGATAAGATCTTTTGTATAAAGGTAATACACAATGTTATCCACAAGCTGAGTGGATAAGTCTAATTAAAGCGAAAGGAAGAAACTGGAAGGTAGAAACGAAAAGCATATTAACTTTTCGTTTCTTAACTTAATGGTTATAAATTTTTAGTGATGTGGTGCGAAGCCGCTGCTGTAAATACTACATCGGTTGAGCTATTAAGCGCAGTTTCTGCAGAGTCCTGTATAACACCAATAATAAAGCCGATAGCAACTACTTGCATTGCAACATCATTATTAATACCAAATAGACCACAAGCCAGTGGAATTAATAATAAAGAGCCGCCGGCAACACCAGATGCGCCACACGCAGACACAGAAGCAACGACACTAAGCAATAAAGCGCTGGCTAAATCAATCTCAATACCTAACGTATGAGCCGCTGCCAGGCTTAATACCGTGATGGTTATCGCAGCACCTGCCATATTTATAGTTGCACCTAAAGGAATAGATACCGAGTAAGTGTCTTCGTGCAAATCCAGTTGCTTACATAAACGCATATTTACCGGAATATTAGCCGCAGAACTACGAGTGAAGAATGCTGTGATACCAGAGCCACGCAAACACTTAAATACTAATGGATATGGGTTTTTACGAGTTACAGCAAAAACTATCACAGGATTGATTACTAGCGCCATGATCAGCATTGAACCGATTAGTACTAATAACAACTGAGAGTATTCAGCAAGAGCACTAAAACCGGTTGTTGCAATAGTATTTGCCACTAAACCAAAGATACCTAAAGGTGCTAGTCTGATAACTACTCGAACAATCGCAGAAACGCCTTCTGCAACATCATGAACCATTAATTTAGTTGAATCATTTACACGTTTTAGTGCAAAGCCTAAACCTAACCCCCAGGCCAAAATGCCAATAAAGTTACCAGTTGCAATGGCATTAATTGGGTTATCAACAATTTTAAACGCCAAGGTTGTTAACACTTCATTTAATCCTTGCGGCGGTGTAGCTGATGCTCCTGCTAAATCAAGAGTTAACGAGGTAGGAAACATAAAACTCATGGTAACTGCAACAAAAGCGGCACTTAAGGTACCAACAAGATAAAGCCCAATAATAGGTTTTAATTCTGCGTCACTGTCTACCTTTTGATTAGCAATTGATGACACTACCAGCACAAATACTAAAATTGGTGCCACAGCTTTTAAGCCATTTACAAACAAACTACCTAACAATGCAAATGATTTTGCAGCCTCTGGCGCTAAAACGGCTACGATACAACCGAGTATGATTGCCACAATAATTTGATTTACTAAACTAACTTTCTGGATTTTTTGAAATAATGATGTGCTCACTATCAACCTTCTCTATTTATGTTTATGCCAAGTAATGCTTAGGCATTTTGTATTAGTATTAGCGGTAAAATCCTTGTCGATAAACAAAGGTAATACTGCCGCGAGTTGTTCGTTAATAAAAATTAAAGGCAATCGCCTTCTTTGCCACGTTGGTATTTGTAACTCTTGAAGTACTTTCTTTAACGTCCTACGTTGATGTCTAAAATCAGGTAAACACTTTGGATTATCATGTTTAAATGCTAATTTTAATTGTGCATGTACATCGTTATAAGCTAAAAAAAACTGACTCTCAGAGCTATTTTCTATCTGTTTATTTTCCGTAAAGTATAGACTACCTAAGTTATCCGGTAAGGTGATTTCTTTAGTGTGTAATAATTCAGCTATGCTAAATTGTTTTTGCCAAGCAGAAATATCACCAAATACATCGCTAATAAACAATTTCTGCTTAAAGCGCCGTATATAAAAGTCCCCAACTTTAACTTCAGGATTTT comes from the Thalassotalea nanhaiensis genome and includes:
- a CDS encoding alpha/beta family hydrolase gives rise to the protein MPITDDLSIQQNLVDGAVATLIFAHGAGANMDSAFMTEFTQLLNEREINVIRFNFPYMQQRLIDGKRRPPGKMDVLKESYIERIKQYSAELPLFIGGKSMGSRVAAMVAGEEKVNGVVCIGYPFHPQKKPEKLRLEPLQEADKPVVIVQGDRDPLGNKADILDYDLANNITVHFVEDGDHDLKPRVKSGFTHFQHKITAANVIKAFIKEQS
- a CDS encoding transcriptional regulator GcvA, with the protein product MSNRLPPLNALKAFEASARLLSFTKASAELFVTQAAISHQIKSLEAHLGLKLFMRKNRSLLLTEEGQSYFLDIKDIFVSLHDATQKLLAKSEKGTITVSIQPSLAIQWLVPRLTDFNKHHPDIDVRIKAADNDDDTLTSDVDVAFYYGRGPWPNVVSDKILTEYLIPVCSPLMLTSERPIVNAADLEHHTLLHDSSRKDWKRWFKSINTQTSNLNQGPIFSHSALVMQAAIHGQGVALVNNILAKPDIEAGRLIAPFSHVLVNQDAFYIVCRDEQLDTGRINQFRQWVLNTIAVEESDIENGEIG
- the kdsA gene encoding 3-deoxy-8-phosphooctulonate synthase, with the protein product MGLQTIDFANVSVDNNKPFVLFGGMNVLESRDMAMKIAEHYVEVTTKLGIPYVFKASFDKANRSSVNSFRGPGMDAGLKIFEEIKSTFNVPIITDVHETYQAQPVSEVVDVIQLPAFLARQTDLVVAMAKTNAVVNVKKPQFLAAHEMRHIINKFSEAGNENVILCERGSCYGYNNLVVDMLAMDEMTTMAPVIFDATHALQKPGGRSDSADGRRAQAAQLARSGMALGIAGLFIEAHENPDEALCDGPCALPLHALENYLVQMKAVDDLVKSFEPLITD
- a CDS encoding DUF819 family protein, yielding MHNQALITNDASVLGLLAILLGLVFYTANSSNPKWKRFYTIVPAVLLCYFLPSLLNTFGVISGEESNLYFVASRYLLPTCLVLLTLSVDLKAIAGLGKKAVIMFFTGTVGIVLGGPIALMIVASFAPGVLGVDGPEAVWRGLTTVAGSWIGGGANQAAMKEIYGAGDKIFSAMITVDVIVANIWMAILLVMASNAKQIDEKAGADTSAITRLKERVENFHAEHSRNPALHDLMIILAIGFGVTGFAHIFADAITPYMVTNFPELDKLSFHSKFFWMIVFATTVGIILSFTRLRKLEGVGASKVGSVMLYILIASIGMKMDVTMIVEAPIYFVIGAIWMIIHASLMLFVAKLIKAPLFYMAVGSQANVGGAASAPIVASAFHPSLAPVGVLLAVLGYTVGTYMAWLCGQILQVVS
- a CDS encoding tetratricopeptide repeat protein, whose amino-acid sequence is MSELNSDHINAMQAVNLIEKSLLGLDESAIVENMADINEFVHLFQSEIESIDDALDRAERLLNLIFVEQLFVDHPRPSWPVNTHQLNDGMAFRSMAPALKNLLLLHIIRCCGFQVDAVYVPNEVMLRIVCDEDYAIIFNCLDGTPINWHELDQRLNNDENPNEHVTLEAISDKNLIVQYLISLKNSLIREQMFSEALQCVELILALNPNDPYHRRDRGFLLQQLDCFKVAFDDYQYFVERCPKDPQAKILQMQLDMISSIDTVIH
- a CDS encoding SirB2 family protein, giving the protein MKHLHMLLAAISVAFFTFRFALLMTNPEKLKQKWLKISPHIIDTLLFTLGIIMVIQYSLYPGQVDWMTEKLVAVAAYIFTGYYTLKLARNKTMQVIGYLGAMGWVILIARIAMTKQNFLF
- the sstT gene encoding serine/threonine transporter SstT; the protein is MIVSTSLFQKIQKVSLVNQIIVAIILGCIVAVLAPEAAKSFALLGSLFVNGLKAVAPILVFVLVVSSIANQKVDSDAELKPIIGLYLVGTLSAAFVAVTMSFMFPTSLTLDLAGASATPPQGLNEVLTTLAFKIVDNPINAIATGNFIGILAWGLGLGFALKRVNDSTKLMVHDVAEGVSAIVRVVIRLAPLGIFGLVANTIATTGFSALAEYSQLLLVLIGSMLIMALVINPVIVFAVTRKNPYPLVFKCLRGSGITAFFTRSSAANIPVNMRLCKQLDLHEDTYSVSIPLGATINMAGAAITITVLSLAAAHTLGIEIDLASALLLSVVASVSACGASGVAGGSLLLIPLACGLFGINNDVAMQVVAIGFIIGVIQDSAETALNSSTDVVFTAAASHHITKNL